The sequence below is a genomic window from Ipomoea triloba cultivar NCNSP0323 chromosome 2, ASM357664v1.
TGCAGCCTACCATGttacaccaaggaaggaattctTTTCTTCATATACTCCAGGTGACTTTGGAGAACTCAGAATGGGTGATGATGGTCAGGTGAAGGTGACGGGTACCGGTACAGTTTGCCTTGAGACAAGCAATGGCGCAATTTTGGTACTTAAAGATGTTAAGCATGTACCAGATATCAGACTGAATCTTATTTCTACAGGAAAACTTGATGATGATGGTTTCTGTTGTTTCTTTGGTGATGGGCATTGGAAAATCACTAAAGGCTCGCTGGTTGTTGCACGAGGTAACAAGCATTCTAACTTGTACCCTTTGCAAAGTTCTATTTCTGATGATTCAGTGAATGTGGTAGAAAAAGAATGTGTATCAGAATTGTGGCATAAACGACTTGGTCACATGAGTGTGAAGGGGATTGATTATCTTGCCAAGAAGAGTAAGCTTTCTGGGGTAAAGGAGGCTAAATTGGACAAGTGTGTTCACTGCTTGGCTGGAAAACAGAGAAGGGTTTCTTTCATGAGCCATCCTCCTACAAGAAAGTCAGGGCCACTTGAGTTGATACATTCTGATGTGTGTGGACCAATGAAGGTTAGGTCACTTGGAGGAGGTGCATATTactttgtaacctttattgatgactatTCTAGGAAACTCTGGGTCTACACTTTGAAGCACATAAGTGATGTGCTTGGTGTGTTTAAAGAGTTTCATGCCCTTGTTGAGAGACAGACAGGGAAGAAATTGAAGTGCATCCGTACTGATAATGGCGGTGAATATTGTGGACCGTTTGATGAGTATTGCAGAAGGTACGGTATCAGGCATCAGAAAACTCCTCCTAAGACACCTCAGTTAAATGACTTAGCAGAAAGGATGAACCGGACTATTATGGAGAGAGTCAGATGTATGCTTGATGATGCAAAGTTGCCTAGTTCTTTCTGGGCTGAGGCAGTTTCCACAGCTGTTCATGTTATCAATTTATCTCCCGTTGTTGCTTTGAAATATGAAGTTCCTGATAAAGTTTGGTGTGGAAAGGAAGTTTCTTACGATCACCTTAAAGTCTTCGGTTGTAAGGCATTTGTGCATGTTCCAAGAGATGAGAGATCTAAGTTGGATTCGAAGACTAGAGAGTGCATTTTCATTGGTTATGGGTTTGATGAATTTGGCTACAGGCTGTATGATCCAGTTCAGAAGAAGCTAGTCAGAAGTCGTGATGTAGTGTTCTTTGAAAATCAAACCATTGAGAATATTGACAAAGTGAAAGAGCCAGAATCTCATGCTAGTGGAAGTTTGGTTGACATTGAGCTAGTTTACCACAGAGGTACACATGATGTTGATGAGGTTCAGGAAAATGTTCAGAATGGTGATCTTGTAccagaatatcaggatgatGCAGCTAATGTAGATGGTCatgttgatgatgttgtgcaccAGGAACAGGAGGTTCCTTCGCAGGTTCCAGTTGATCTTCCGAGAAGGTCTGTTAGGGAGCGGATACCATCTACTCGTTATTCTTCTAGTCAGTATGTGCTTTTGACTGAAGGGGGAGAAAACATGAGTCTTATGAAGAAGCTGTGGAGAGTGAGCAAAAGGGACAATGGCCTGAGGTTCGTTGCTCTATCGCCGAGTTGGTGATTACTTTCACATAGTCGGTAGGGGGAGATTTGTTGGGGTCCCTCCTATGTGAGAATTGAGCTGGCAGCATaaagacaaacaaaaaaaacaacaaataaaatgtaGTGGGAAGCATTTGGTAGTGTTTACTTTGTCAGCAAGTGgaaaagcaagcaagcatgcattattcccattttttttgttgtgttcgGCAGTAGAGATGCAGCAAGTGGAGTGAATTATTTTTCATTCccattcttctctctttttcggccaacagaaaaaaaaaacacagagaGGCAATGAGTTCGGCAGTTCAGCAGAGGAagaaaaactcatttttcttcttcctcttcttttggcATTCGGCGGTTCATCAGTAGAAGGAACAAACtattttctccttcatctttGGTGCAGTTTTGCCGTGCTAATTTGCCGTGGGTTTGCCTAGTTCTTGGGTactatcttcatcaaatatttgaggtcagcttgtatttattccaggcatctctttggataatctcgtaatatttgtattcattttaccTTGTTCGTGgtagttgaatattttgagtacgagatattattccttttagcctgtgaatattataagaatgttttggcctaggagttgttgtatttgatgatttgtggatgtatggctcgtgtggtagcctaaaactttgtacccgagatttgtgatatagtggaaattgttgttgttggtggcccgtggtttttccccgtggttttggggttttccacgtaaatcttgtgtttcttgtgttcatatttatttttgggctattgtgtattatctcgtatttgtgtaccgtgtcgggtctgtgattttgattgtcacaggaggtgggatttttcccaacagATGAGTGGGTGATCACCCTTGCTTTTCCTTATGGAGAACGGCTCAACCGTGGGAATATCTCTCCTGGGATTTATGCTTTTCTTCCTACAGAAATGGTCACAAACTTCCCCTTCATTATTCAGGCAGACTTCTTGCTATCATCTTCCAGGGAGGCCATTCTTTTGAATAGCAAATGGAATAAGGGAATTCTCAACTGTGTTTCTGTGGCCTTCTTAGCAGCATTCACCTCCTTAGTTAAAGCCAACCAAGATGCTCCCATTTCTACTCTAGTTCATATGTTTAACTTTCTGCCACTTAAAGCTTCTCCACATTCCAGTCTTGACTCCATCAAAGACTCAATCAGAGAGAAACTTCTCCAGGAGGATATTATGCCGTCTCACTCAAATACAACCCAGAAGTTTTTCAGAAAACCAAATCAAGTTGGAAGGCTAAAGCCTGCCTTTTGGACATTGGTGGATAAGGCAAGGAAGCAAGGGGTGAGTTTTCTCAACACCTCTTCCCACGGGAAATATATTCTCAACCATGCATTTGATCAGGCGAAGTACAAGGACATTTTGAAGTTTTTGGATGTAAAGTTTGTAGAAGATGAGTGGTATTCGAAGTGCATTCAGAGTTTTGATCTTGTCTTGGGTGTCCCTAAGGATCTATACCTGGAACTTCTGTTATTTGTTGCTGACAAGTGGGGGCCATTTTCAAAGACGAGTATGGTGAAAATACCATTGTTGAAGTATCTTGACAGTAACCTGAATATTGGATTGTGTAGTGTGAATTCTGCTTCCACAGGAGATCATCTAAGGCTGTTTATATGCACTTGCTCAGTTGATGCATCATGGCTGACAAGTTGGAACAGAGAGTTTCGTTGTGTTGGGGGATACTTCATTGCTGAATCAACACAAGAAGAACTTCCCAGTAGCCCTTCTAAGTGGCCGAAAGTGTTCGATTGGCTTTGCAGAAGGGTGAGGGTGGAGTCTGTAGACGTGCAAAACTATGCAGTTATGATCCGCGACTCACTGAGTCATGATCAGAAGCTTGTTCTTGCATATGCTCATTTCCTGTATCACTCATTCAAGCTGAAGTATTTGTCTGCAACCGAAATTGATTCGCTTTGTCTTGAAATGGCCCTTTTTGATGATTATGGGCGGGTGGCCACCAAAAGGAAGCGTGTTGTTGTACCTGCTGATGGAAGTAAATGGGTGCAGCTTCTTGGTCCCTCTAATCCATGGAAAAGAGAGGGTTACATTGAGCTGGGAGGAGAGTATTTGCATGCTCAAAGATATGCCGGTGTGTGTACCAACAAGGAAGAGCTCCTTGATTTTCTTAAGACTTATGCTGGTGTTTTGGATATTCCCAATTTGCCCCCTCCAGATGCTTCACTTTCCAGTATGGCTTCCCCACTAACCAGGGATAATGCATTCCTGCTTTTAGGTTGGattgataaaatgaaaaagaaagagatTCCAGAGACTTTCTTGAAATGCATAAGGGAAGGAAGCTGGCTTAGAGTCCATGTATGTGGTAATCCTGGCTACAGGCCCCCATCACAATCCTTCTTACCTTCCTCGTCCTGGGGAGATCATTTGCAGAATAGATCTTTGCCTGTTGATATTCCATTAGTTGATCAGGAGTTTTATGGTGATGAGATTTCTGAGTATAAAAATGCTCTGAGAACTGCTGGTGTTATGTTTGAGTTAAAGGAAGCCAGTGAATTTATTGGGAAGCACTTTATGTCTCTGTATGCTTCTTCTACATTGACAAAAAGTGATGTCATTTCGATGCTGAATTTCATTAGGTATTTGAGGGCTAAAGTTCTCCCTCCTGATAACTTCATCAACAGTATCAAAGATGAGAGCTGGCTCCAAACAACTCAAGGCAACAAGACCCCGGGCCAATCTGTGTTTCTTGATATGGAATGGGCTGCTGCATCACAGATCAGCAACATCCCATTTGTTGATCAAAATTATTATGGCCATGAAATTCTTGCTTACAAGGAAGAACTCAAGCTTCTCGGTGTCATCTTTGGGTTCGATCAAAATTTCCAGCTAGTAGTTTCCAACTTGAAACCTTCAGGGTCATTGACTTCACTAAGTGCTGAAGCAGCTCTCCTGGCACTAAACTGTATTCGTCACCTAAATTTAGGTTCTTCTGATAGTCTATGCATAGCCCTCGCGGGCAATAGATGCTTAAAGACTGTGAGCAACGGATACAGATCTCCTGCTCAATGTTTCCTACCAGATCCAACCTGGGTTAGCCTTCTTCAGGTTTTCGATGGCTTTCCTTGTATTGATGAGAAGTTCTATGGGAGTAAAATCAGTTTGTTCAAGAATGAGCTTGAAATGTTGGGTGTGGTGATTAGTTTTGAGGATGTTACCAAGTCATTTGCTGAAGTTTTTAGACAGCAGACATCAAAATGTGCATTGAGTAAGAGCAATGCACTTTCTTTCCTGGAATGCTATAGGAATTTAAAAGCAAACGGCTTGAATTTACTAAAGTCAGATGAAGATATAGGGGAAGTTACTCAAGAGGTTAAGTGGCTTAGAACAAGACTTGGTAGTGCCTGTACACCCAAAGAGTGCATCTTGTTTGGTAAAGACTGGAAAGCCATTTCTTCTGTCTCTCTTTTACCATTTCTGGATGATGCTTATTATGACCAGGGAATTCTTGAGTACAGAGCCGAGCTTTGTAGTATGGGCGTCACTACCACTTTCAAAAAAGGCTCAAAATTTGTTCTTGCAGGGCTCCGATTGCCCAAGAATCCTGGTGAAATTTCGCCTTCTGTTGCGTGTTCACTTCTGCACTGCTTAAGGAATTTGCAAGAGGCTGTTGACATGGATCTGATCTCCGTTCTCTTGGAGAAACTAGATCATAAGTGGATCAAGACTCAAGCAGCAGGTTATCAATCTCCAAAACAGTGTTTGCTATTTGGTTCTAGATGGAGTGGTAGGCTGAAGCAAGAAGATGGTCCTTTCATAGATGACAAGTTTTATGGTCCAGATATTCTGTCATACACTAAAGAACTTCAGGCTTTGGGGGTAGTGGTTGAGGCAAAAAATGGATGCTCCTTGGTGGCTGATTACCTTTATGTGCACTCTAATCGTGGCACTATCAATCGGATATATACTTACTTGAATGATCACGGTTGGGTTCCTACCAGTGATGTAAGTGCAAAGATATGGATTCCCTATGGGGAGAATAGTGGGAAGTGGGTGAGTCCTAAGGATTGTGTTCTCCATGATAAAACCAATCATTTTGGTTCACACTTGTTTGTCTTAGAGAAGTATTACAGCAATGAATTGCTGGTTTTCTTCAGCAAACTTGGAGTTAATAGCAATCCTTCCCTGGAAAACTACTTGAAGCTTTGGAAGGAATGGGAGTGTGCAAAGAGGAGATTACTACCTTCTGAGTGCTGTGCCTTTTGGGAGTTTATAGTGAACCATTGGAGCTCAAAGATGCAGAAACTTGTTGCAGAGAATCTATCCAAACTTCCTGTTTGTTCAGGCCAGGATGGGATTTTGTTGCTTGACAAAAACGATGTTTTTATAGCCAACGATCTCTACAAGAAGGACCTTTTTGAACAAAGCTCTGTGGATCCTCTGTTTGTTTGGTATCCCCAGCCAAGCCTGCCATCCCTGCCCAGAACCAAGCTTCTCAATATCTACAGAGAAATTGGTGTTGGGGCTTTGTCAGAATCTGCCCAGAATATGGGACTTTCTTCAATCAACTGTGCCGGGCTGGAACCGGCCACTCCGGAAATGATCTTCATTGGGAAAACCCTGTTCACTCTCATTCTTGGTTTCCTAGCTCAACCTTCTCTGGAGATGGAAGCTGAGAAGAGGCACGAGTCGGTCAGGCGGCTCGTAAACACCACCTTTCTCAAGCTGAAAGAACCAATTGCAGTTCAGTATAGGCTATCACTCTCGTCTGGGAAAACTCTGATTGCTAAGGCAAGGAGAATGATGGTGTGGGAGAGAGAGAGGTCCAAGTTCTTCATTACAGAGATCGATAAATCGGGTGGTTACAATTGTGTCCTGGAATATGCTACGTATTACTCAGAAGAAGTTTCTAAGGGGATATTGTGGGAGAAAGAAGATGCGGTGTGTGAGCTTGCTGAACTCATCAGGTTGGGGTTCATCGTCAAGTTTGATAAGGTAGCTATCAGCTTACTGATGAAGATAAACAATCTTCAGATTTTCAAGGAAGATGAACTGTTTCTGTCTTCTGTTTTT
It includes:
- the LOC116010347 gene encoding uncharacterized protein LOC116010347, with amino-acid sequence MPSHSNTTQKFFRKPNQVGRLKPAFWTLVDKARKQGVSFLNTSSHGKYILNHAFDQAKYKDILKFLDVKFVEDEWYSKCIQSFDLVLGVPKDLYLELLLFVADKWGPFSKTSMVKIPLLKYLDSNLNIGLCSVNSASTGDHLRLFICTCSVDASWLTSWNREFRCVGGYFIAESTQEELPSSPSKWPKVFDWLCRRVRVESVDVQNYAVMIRDSLSHDQKLVLAYAHFLYHSFKLKYLSATEIDSLCLEMALFDDYGRVATKRKRVVVPADGSKWVQLLGPSNPWKREGYIELGGEYLHAQRYAGVCTNKEELLDFLKTYAGVLDIPNLPPPDASLSSMASPLTRDNAFLLLGWIDKMKKKEIPETFLKCIREGSWLRVHVCGNPGYRPPSQSFLPSSSWGDHLQNRSLPVDIPLVDQEFYGDEISEYKNALRTAGVMFELKEASEFIGKHFMSLYASSTLTKSDVISMLNFIRYLRAKVLPPDNFINSIKDESWLQTTQGNKTPGQSVFLDMEWAAASQISNIPFVDQNYYGHEILAYKEELKLLGVIFGFDQNFQLVVSNLKPSGSLTSLSAEAALLALNCIRHLNLGSSDSLCIALAGNRCLKTVSNGYRSPAQCFLPDPTWVSLLQVFDGFPCIDEKFYGSKISLFKNELEMLGVVISFEDVTKSFAEVFRQQTSKCALSKSNALSFLECYRNLKANGLNLLKSDEDIGEVTQEVKWLRTRLGSACTPKECILFGKDWKAISSVSLLPFLDDAYYDQGILEYRAELCSMGVTTTFKKGSKFVLAGLRLPKNPGEISPSVACSLLHCLRNLQEAVDMDLISVLLEKLDHKWIKTQAAGYQSPKQCLLFGSRWSGRLKQEDGPFIDDKFYGPDILSYTKELQALGVVVEAKNGCSLVADYLYVHSNRGTINRIYTYLNDHGWVPTSDVSAKIWIPYGENSGKWVSPKDCVLHDKTNHFGSHLFVLEKYYSNELLVFFSKLGVNSNPSLENYLKLWKEWECAKRRLLPSECCAFWEFIVNHWSSKMQKLVAENLSKLPVCSGQDGILLLDKNDVFIANDLYKKDLFEQSSVDPLFVWYPQPSLPSLPRTKLLNIYREIGVGALSESAQNMGLSSINCAGLEPATPEMIFIGKTLFTLILGFLAQPSLEMEAEKRHESVRRLVNTTFLKLKEPIAVQYRLSLSSGKTLIAKARRMMVWERERSKFFITEIDKSGGYNCVLEYATYYSEEVSKGILWEKEDAVCELAELIRLGFIVKFDKVAISLLMKINNLQIFKEDELFLSSVFPAE